The following are encoded in a window of Citrobacter freundii genomic DNA:
- the livF gene encoding high-affinity branched-chain amino acid ABC transporter ATP-binding protein LivF — MDKAMLTFDKVSAHYGKIQALHDVSLYINQGEIVTLIGANGAGKTTLLGTLCGDPRATSGRIVFDGKDITDWQTAKIMREAVAIVPEGRRVFSRMTVEENLAMGGFFVERNQFQERIKWVYDLFPRLHERRIQRAGTMSGGEQQMLAIGRALMSQPRLLLLDEPSLGLAPIIIQQIFNTIEQLREQGMTIFLVEQNANQALKLADRGYVLENGHVVLEDTGDALLANEAVRSAYLGG; from the coding sequence ATGGATAAAGCGATGTTAACGTTTGACAAGGTGAGCGCCCACTACGGAAAGATCCAGGCGCTGCACGACGTCAGTCTGTATATCAATCAGGGTGAGATCGTGACGTTAATCGGTGCCAACGGTGCGGGTAAAACCACGCTGCTCGGCACATTGTGCGGCGATCCGCGAGCGACCAGCGGGCGCATTGTTTTTGATGGTAAAGACATCACCGACTGGCAGACGGCGAAAATCATGCGTGAAGCGGTGGCGATTGTCCCGGAAGGGCGTCGCGTGTTTTCGCGCATGACGGTGGAAGAGAACCTGGCAATGGGTGGCTTCTTTGTTGAACGCAACCAGTTTCAGGAACGTATCAAGTGGGTGTATGACCTGTTCCCACGCCTGCATGAGCGTCGTATTCAACGGGCGGGCACCATGTCCGGCGGTGAACAGCAGATGCTGGCGATTGGCCGCGCGCTGATGAGCCAGCCACGTCTGCTGCTGCTTGATGAACCATCTCTGGGGCTGGCGCCGATTATCATCCAGCAGATCTTTAACACCATCGAACAGCTGCGTGAGCAGGGGATGACCATCTTCCTCGTCGAGCAGAACGCCAATCAGGCGCTGAAGCTCGCCGATCGCGGCTACGTGCTGGAAAACGGTCATGTGGTTCTGGAGGACACCGGCGATGCGCTGCTGGCCAACGAAGCGGTGCGCAGCGCCTATCTGGGCGGGTAA
- the ugpB gene encoding sn-glycerol-3-phosphate ABC transporter substrate-binding protein UgpB produces MKSLRHTALGLAISLAFAGQALAVTTIPFWHSMEGELGKEVDSLAQRFNESNPDYKIVPQYKGNYEQSLSAGIAAFRTGNAPALLQVYEVGTATMMASKAIKPVYEVFKEAGINFDESQFVPTVSGYYTDSKTGHLLSQPFNSSTPVLYYNKDAFKKAGLDPEQPPKTWQDLAEYTAKLKAAGMKCGYASGWQGWIQIENFSAWNGLPVATKNNGFDGTDAVLEFNKPEQVKHIALLQELNKKGDFSYFGRKDESTEKFYSGDCAITTASSGSLADIRHYAKFNYGVGMMPYDADVKGAPQNAIIGGASLWVMQGKDKETYAGVAQFLNFLAKPEIAAEWHQKTGYLPITTAAYDLTREQGFYDKNPGADTATRQMLNKPPLPFTKGLRLGNMPQIRTIVDEELESVWTGKKTPQQALDTAVERGNQLLRRFEQSTKS; encoded by the coding sequence ATGAAATCGTTACGACATACAGCTTTAGGACTGGCAATCAGCCTGGCATTTGCAGGTCAGGCACTGGCCGTCACCACTATCCCGTTCTGGCATTCAATGGAAGGCGAACTGGGTAAAGAAGTTGATTCACTGGCGCAACGTTTTAATGAATCCAATCCCGACTACAAAATCGTTCCGCAGTACAAAGGCAACTATGAGCAGAGCCTGAGCGCGGGGATCGCCGCATTCCGTACCGGTAACGCGCCTGCTCTGCTGCAGGTTTACGAAGTCGGGACGGCAACCATGATGGCCTCAAAGGCAATTAAGCCGGTCTATGAAGTGTTCAAAGAGGCTGGAATTAACTTTGATGAGTCTCAGTTTGTGCCGACGGTTTCCGGTTATTACACCGACTCTAAAACCGGACATTTGCTCTCCCAGCCGTTTAACAGCTCCACCCCGGTGCTGTACTACAACAAAGATGCCTTCAAAAAAGCCGGTTTAGACCCTGAACAGCCGCCAAAAACCTGGCAGGACCTGGCGGAGTACACCGCGAAGTTGAAGGCTGCAGGCATGAAGTGCGGCTATGCCAGCGGCTGGCAGGGGTGGATCCAGATTGAAAACTTTAGTGCCTGGAACGGTTTGCCGGTCGCCACTAAAAACAATGGTTTTGACGGTACCGATGCGGTGCTGGAGTTTAATAAGCCGGAGCAGGTGAAACATATTGCACTGCTGCAAGAGCTCAACAAGAAGGGTGATTTCAGCTACTTCGGGCGCAAAGATGAATCCACCGAGAAGTTTTACAGCGGTGACTGTGCGATTACCACTGCTTCTTCCGGCTCTCTGGCCGACATCCGTCACTATGCGAAATTCAACTATGGCGTCGGTATGATGCCGTACGATGCCGACGTGAAAGGTGCCCCGCAGAACGCGATTATCGGCGGTGCGAGCCTGTGGGTGATGCAGGGTAAAGACAAAGAAACCTACGCTGGCGTGGCGCAGTTCCTTAACTTCCTGGCGAAGCCTGAAATTGCGGCTGAATGGCACCAGAAAACGGGCTATCTGCCGATCACCACCGCCGCCTACGATCTGACCCGCGAACAGGGCTTCTATGACAAGAACCCGGGGGCGGATACCGCCACGCGTCAAATGCTGAACAAGCCACCGTTGCCGTTCACCAAAGGACTGCGCTTGGGCAATATGCCGCAGATCCGCACCATCGTGGATGAGGAACTGGAAAGCGTCTGGACCGGTAAGAAAACCCCACAGCAAGCGTTGGATACCGCCGTTGAGCGCGGCAACCAGTTACTGCGTCGCTTCGAGCAGTCGACCAAATCTTAA
- the ugpA gene encoding sn-glycerol-3-phosphate ABC transporter permease UgpA: MSSSRPVFRSRWLPYLLVAPQLAITLIFFIWPAGEALWYSLQSVDPFGFSSQFVGLDNFVALFHDPYYLDSFWTTIKFSTLVTVSGLLVSLFFAALVNYVVRGSRFYQTLMLLPYAVAPAVAAVLWIFLFNPGRGLITHFLGEFGYDWNHAQNSGQAMFLVVFASVWKQISYNFLFFFAALQSIPRSLIEAAAIDGAGPIRRFFKLALPLIAPVSFFLLVVNLVYAFFDTFPVIDAATAGGPVQATTTLIYKIYREGFVGLDLASSAAQSVVLMFLVIILTVVQFRYVESKVRYQ; the protein is encoded by the coding sequence ATGTCCTCATCCCGACCGGTGTTCCGCTCGCGCTGGCTACCCTATTTATTGGTGGCCCCGCAGCTGGCTATCACCCTTATTTTCTTTATCTGGCCTGCGGGTGAAGCGCTGTGGTATTCGCTACAAAGCGTCGATCCATTTGGTTTTTCCAGCCAGTTCGTGGGGCTGGATAATTTTGTCGCGCTGTTTCATGACCCGTACTACCTTGATTCGTTCTGGACCACCATCAAGTTCAGTACGTTAGTCACGGTAAGCGGTCTGTTGGTGTCGCTGTTTTTTGCCGCGCTGGTGAATTACGTGGTGCGCGGCAGCCGTTTCTACCAGACGCTGATGCTGCTGCCTTACGCGGTGGCCCCTGCCGTCGCTGCGGTGCTGTGGATCTTTCTGTTTAATCCAGGGCGCGGGTTGATTACGCATTTTCTCGGTGAGTTTGGCTATGACTGGAATCATGCGCAAAACAGCGGTCAGGCCATGTTCCTCGTGGTATTTGCCTCAGTCTGGAAGCAGATTAGTTACAACTTCCTGTTCTTCTTTGCCGCATTACAGTCTATTCCTCGTTCGCTGATAGAAGCCGCCGCGATTGACGGTGCGGGTCCAATTCGGCGCTTCTTCAAGCTGGCGCTGCCGCTGATTGCCCCGGTGAGTTTTTTCCTGCTGGTGGTGAATCTGGTGTACGCCTTCTTTGACACCTTCCCGGTGATTGATGCCGCCACGGCGGGCGGACCGGTGCAGGCGACGACCACGCTGATTTATAAGATCTACCGTGAAGGATTTGTCGGGCTGGATCTGGCGTCTTCCGCTGCCCAATCGGTGGTGCTGATGTTCCTCGTTATTATTTTGACCGTGGTGCAGTTCCGCTATGTGGAAAGTAAGGTGCGTTACCAATGA
- the ugpE gene encoding sn-glycerol-3-phosphate ABC transporter permease UgpE, which translates to MIENRRWLTIFSHTLLILGIMVILFPLYVAFVAATLDNQAVYDTPMTLVPGTHLLDNMHTIWVNGVGVNSAPFWLMMLNSFIMAFSITLGKITVSMLSAFAIVWFRFPLRNLFFWMIFITLMLPVEVRIFPTVEVIANLKMLDSYAGLTLPLMASATATFLFRQFFMTLPDELVEAARIDGASPMRFFRDIVLPLSKTNLAALFVITFIYGWNQYLWPLLIITDVNLGTAVAGIKGMIATGEGTTQWNHVMAAMLLTLIPPVIIVLAMQRAFVRGLVDSEK; encoded by the coding sequence ATGATTGAGAATCGTCGCTGGCTGACAATATTCAGCCATACCCTGCTGATTCTGGGGATCATGGTGATCCTGTTCCCGCTGTACGTTGCGTTTGTGGCGGCGACGTTGGACAACCAGGCGGTATATGACACGCCGATGACGCTGGTTCCCGGAACCCATCTGCTGGATAACATGCACACCATCTGGGTCAACGGGGTGGGCGTGAACAGCGCACCATTCTGGTTGATGATGCTCAACAGTTTCATCATGGCGTTCAGCATTACGCTGGGGAAAATCACGGTGTCGATGCTCTCCGCATTCGCCATCGTCTGGTTTCGCTTTCCGCTGCGTAATCTGTTCTTCTGGATGATTTTTATTACGTTGATGCTGCCGGTGGAGGTGCGAATTTTCCCGACGGTAGAGGTGATCGCCAACCTGAAAATGCTCGACAGCTACGCAGGTTTGACGCTGCCGCTGATGGCATCCGCCACCGCGACCTTCCTGTTCCGCCAGTTCTTTATGACCCTGCCAGATGAACTGGTGGAAGCGGCGCGTATTGACGGCGCATCACCGATGCGTTTTTTCCGCGACATCGTGCTGCCGTTGTCAAAAACCAATCTGGCGGCGCTGTTCGTCATCACCTTTATTTACGGCTGGAACCAGTATCTGTGGCCGTTGTTGATTATTACCGACGTGAACCTGGGCACGGCGGTGGCGGGTATCAAAGGCATGATCGCCACCGGTGAAGGTACGACGCAGTGGAACCACGTGATGGCAGCTATGCTGCTGACGCTTATCCCTCCGGTAATCATCGTGTTAGCCATGCAGCGCGCGTTTGTGCGTGGCCTGGTCGATAGTGAGAAATAA
- a CDS encoding sn-glycerol-3-phosphate import ATP-binding protein UgpC, translating to MAGLKLQAVTKSWDGKTQVIKPLTLDVADGEFIVMVGPSGCGKSTLLRMVAGLERVSSGDIWIENKRVTEMEPKDRGIAMVFQNYALYPHMSVEENMAWGLKIRGMSKAHIAERVNDAARILELSELLKRRPRELSGGQRQRVAMGRAIVREPAVFLFDEPLSNLDAKLRVQMRLELQHLHRRLKTTSLYVTHDQVEAMTLAQRVLVMNKGVAEQIGTPVEVYEKPASRFVASFIGSPAMNLLDGRISATGHHFELESGMMLPLGKDYSRHIGRNMTLGIRPEHIALSSQAEGGVPQVLDTLEMLGADNLAHGRWGEQKLVVRLAHQHRPTAGSTLWLHLPENHMHLFDGETGQRV from the coding sequence ATGGCTGGTTTAAAACTACAGGCAGTAACCAAAAGCTGGGACGGTAAAACCCAGGTAATTAAACCGCTGACGCTGGACGTTGCGGACGGGGAATTTATTGTAATGGTTGGGCCGTCCGGCTGCGGTAAGTCTACGCTGCTGCGCATGGTCGCCGGACTGGAGCGGGTGAGCAGCGGCGATATCTGGATTGAAAATAAGCGCGTCACTGAGATGGAGCCGAAAGATCGCGGTATTGCGATGGTGTTCCAGAATTACGCGCTCTACCCGCATATGAGTGTGGAAGAAAACATGGCCTGGGGGTTGAAAATTCGCGGCATGAGCAAAGCGCACATTGCCGAGCGTGTGAACGATGCCGCGCGTATCCTTGAGCTGAGCGAACTGCTCAAACGTCGCCCACGCGAGCTTTCCGGTGGCCAGCGTCAGCGTGTGGCGATGGGACGGGCGATTGTGCGCGAACCGGCAGTATTCCTGTTTGATGAGCCGCTTTCCAACCTTGATGCCAAGCTGCGCGTGCAGATGCGTCTGGAGTTACAACATCTGCACCGGCGACTGAAAACCACCTCACTTTACGTAACCCACGATCAGGTCGAAGCTATGACCCTTGCCCAGCGGGTACTGGTGATGAACAAAGGCGTCGCCGAACAAATCGGTACGCCGGTTGAGGTGTACGAAAAACCGGCCAGCCGCTTTGTGGCGAGCTTTATCGGCAGCCCGGCCATGAACCTTCTGGACGGGCGTATCAGCGCCACGGGCCATCATTTTGAGCTGGAGAGCGGCATGATGTTGCCCCTCGGCAAGGATTATTCGCGCCATATTGGGCGTAACATGACGTTGGGTATCCGCCCGGAGCATATTGCGCTAAGCTCGCAGGCCGAAGGCGGCGTGCCGCAGGTGCTAGACACCCTGGAAATGCTGGGCGCGGATAACCTGGCCCACGGACGCTGGGGCGAACAGAAACTGGTGGTGCGGCTGGCGCATCAGCATCGCCCGACGGCAGGCAGCACGCTGTGGCTGCATCTGCCCGAAAACCATATGCATCTCTTTGATGGCGAAACAGGACAACGAGTATGA
- the ugpQ gene encoding glycerophosphodiester phosphodiesterase, protein MSNWPYPHIVAHRGGGKLAPENTLAAIDVGARFGHTMIEFDAKLSKDGEIFLLHDDNLERTSNGWGVAGELNWQDLLRVDAGGWFSGEFKGEPLPLLSQVAERCRQHRMMANIEIKPTTGSEALTGRAVALAARELWADMTPPLLSSFDIEALEAAQQAAPELPRGLLLDEWRDDWRELSSRLGCISLHLNYTLLDEARVDAIRDAGLRILVYTVNRPQRAAELLRWGVDCICTDAIDVIGPDFQPY, encoded by the coding sequence ATGAGTAACTGGCCTTATCCCCATATTGTCGCCCATCGTGGTGGCGGTAAACTGGCCCCGGAAAACACGCTGGCGGCAATCGATGTGGGGGCGCGATTCGGGCATACCATGATCGAATTTGACGCGAAATTGTCAAAAGATGGCGAGATCTTCTTACTGCACGACGACAACCTTGAACGCACCAGCAACGGCTGGGGCGTCGCAGGGGAGCTGAACTGGCAGGATCTGCTGCGCGTTGATGCCGGGGGCTGGTTTAGCGGCGAGTTCAAAGGCGAGCCGTTGCCGTTGCTTTCTCAGGTGGCGGAGCGCTGCCGTCAGCATCGCATGATGGCCAATATTGAGATTAAACCCACTACGGGTAGCGAGGCACTCACCGGCAGAGCCGTTGCGCTGGCAGCGCGTGAACTCTGGGCTGACATGACGCCGCCGCTGCTGTCATCCTTTGACATTGAGGCTCTTGAAGCTGCACAGCAGGCCGCACCGGAACTGCCGCGCGGGCTGCTGCTTGATGAATGGCGTGACGACTGGCGCGAACTCTCGTCGCGGCTGGGCTGCATTTCTCTTCATCTAAACTATACGCTGCTGGATGAAGCGCGTGTCGATGCGATACGTGATGCCGGGTTACGCATTCTGGTGTACACCGTCAACCGTCCCCAGCGCGCGGCAGAGCTATTGCGCTGGGGGGTGGATTGCATCTGTACCGATGCCATTGATGTCATTGGGCCGGATTTTCAGCCCTATTAA
- a CDS encoding DUF2756 family protein — protein MKRLLILAMLLPFAGFAQPINTMNNPNQPGYQIPSQQRMQTQMQSQQIQQKGMLNQQLQTQTRMQQQHMENQINTNSQRVRQSQPGELNTSQQQMLPNNNGGMLNTNRNPDSALNKQQQMLSEKKNGDMLKPSSTPQPNVPLKTIGP, from the coding sequence ATGAAACGACTCTTGATTTTAGCCATGCTATTGCCGTTTGCAGGCTTTGCACAGCCCATCAACACCATGAACAACCCGAATCAACCGGGTTATCAGATCCCGAGTCAGCAGCGGATGCAGACACAAATGCAATCACAGCAAATTCAGCAGAAAGGGATGCTGAACCAACAGTTGCAGACGCAGACGCGCATGCAACAGCAGCATATGGAAAATCAGATCAACACCAATTCCCAGCGCGTGCGCCAGTCTCAGCCGGGGGAGTTGAATACCAGCCAACAGCAAATGCTACCCAACAACAACGGTGGGATGCTAAACACCAACCGCAATCCGGACAGCGCGCTGAATAAACAGCAGCAAATGCTGTCGGAGAAAAAGAACGGCGACATGCTTAAGCCCTCCAGCACGCCGCAGCCTAACGTGCCGTTAAAAACGATTGGGCCTTAA
- the ggt gene encoding gamma-glutamyltransferase: MIKPTFIRRVAIAALLSGSCFSAAAAPAAPPVSYGVEEDVFHPVRAQQGMVASVDAMATQVGVDILKQGGNAVDAAVAVGYALAVTHPQAGNLGGGGFMLLRTKDGNTTAIDFREMAPANATRDMFLDDQGNPDSKKSLTSHLASGTPGTVAGFSLALEKYGTMPLNKVVRPAMKLAAEGFVVNDALADDLKTYGSEVIPNHENSKAIFWKDGEPLKKGDKLVQKNLAKSLEMIAENGPDAFYKGVIADQIAEEMKKNGGLMSKDDLAAYKAVERKPISGDYRGYQVFSMPPPSSGGIHIVQILNILENFDMKKYGFGSADAMQVMAEAEKYAYADRSEYLGDPDFVKVPWQALTNKAYAKSLAEQIDINKAKPSSQIKPGKLAPYESNQTTHFSVVDKDGNAVAVTYTLNTTFGTGIVAGNTGILLNNEMDDFSAKPGVPNVYGLVGGDANAVGPNKRPLSSMSPTIVVKDGKTWLVTGSPGGSRIITTVLQMVVNSIDFGMNVAEATNAPRFHHQWLPDELRIEKGFSPDTIKLLEQKGQKVALKEAMGSTQSIMVGPDGALYGASDPRSVDDLTAGY; encoded by the coding sequence ATGATAAAACCGACGTTTATACGCCGGGTAGCCATTGCTGCTCTGCTCTCAGGAAGCTGTTTCAGCGCGGCTGCCGCACCGGCTGCGCCGCCAGTATCATATGGCGTGGAAGAAGATGTGTTCCATCCCGTGCGCGCGCAGCAGGGGATGGTTGCCTCCGTGGATGCGATGGCCACGCAGGTTGGGGTAGATATCTTAAAGCAGGGGGGTAACGCGGTAGATGCTGCCGTGGCCGTGGGGTATGCACTGGCGGTGACGCATCCCCAGGCGGGGAACCTGGGCGGCGGTGGATTTATGCTGCTGCGCACCAAAGACGGGAATACGACCGCTATCGATTTCCGTGAAATGGCGCCGGCTAACGCCACGCGTGATATGTTCCTCGACGATCAGGGCAATCCGGACAGTAAAAAATCGCTAACCTCGCATCTGGCTTCCGGCACGCCGGGGACCGTGGCCGGATTCTCGCTGGCGCTGGAGAAATACGGCACGATGCCGCTCAACAAAGTGGTACGCCCGGCGATGAAGCTGGCGGCAGAGGGATTTGTGGTTAACGATGCGCTGGCTGACGATCTCAAAACGTACGGCAGTGAAGTGATCCCCAACCACGAGAACAGCAAAGCTATTTTCTGGAAAGACGGCGAACCGCTAAAAAAGGGCGACAAGCTGGTACAGAAAAACCTGGCGAAAAGCCTCGAGATGATTGCCGAGAATGGCCCGGATGCGTTTTATAAAGGGGTGATTGCCGATCAGATAGCCGAGGAGATGAAGAAGAACGGCGGGCTGATGAGCAAAGACGATTTAGCCGCTTATAAAGCCGTGGAGCGTAAACCGATTAGCGGCGACTATCGCGGATACCAGGTCTTCTCGATGCCGCCCCCGTCCTCTGGCGGTATTCATATTGTGCAGATCCTTAATATTCTCGAAAACTTCGATATGAAGAAATACGGATTTGGCAGCGCCGATGCCATGCAGGTGATGGCGGAGGCGGAGAAGTATGCTTACGCCGACCGCTCTGAATACCTTGGCGATCCGGATTTTGTGAAGGTACCGTGGCAGGCGCTGACCAACAAAGCGTATGCCAAATCGCTTGCCGAGCAGATCGATATCAATAAAGCCAAACCCTCCAGTCAGATCAAACCGGGCAAGCTTGCCCCGTACGAAAGTAACCAAACCACCCACTTCTCGGTGGTGGATAAAGACGGCAACGCCGTGGCGGTGACCTATACCCTGAACACCACCTTCGGCACCGGTATTGTGGCGGGTAACACCGGTATTCTGCTCAATAACGAAATGGATGACTTCTCTGCCAAACCGGGTGTCCCGAACGTTTACGGGCTGGTGGGCGGTGATGCCAACGCGGTAGGGCCGAATAAGCGCCCGCTGTCGTCCATGTCGCCGACTATCGTAGTGAAAGATGGCAAAACCTGGCTGGTTACCGGTAGCCCTGGCGGCAGTCGTATTATCACCACTGTGCTGCAAATGGTGGTCAACAGCATCGATTTTGGAATGAACGTCGCCGAAGCCACCAATGCACCGCGTTTCCATCATCAGTGGTTGCCGGATGAGCTGCGCATCGAGAAAGGCTTCAGCCCGGACACCATCAAACTGTTGGAACAGAAAGGGCAAAAAGTCGCGCTCAAAGAGGCGATGGGCAGCACCCAGAGCATTATGGTCGGGCCGGATGGCGCACTGTATGGCGCATCTGACCCACGCTCCGTGGATGATTTAACAGCGGGATACTAA
- a CDS encoding MarR family transcriptional regulator has protein sequence MITETEFNVLKVMAEKDINWNWMNLDRALSMKKIPGFSNVVNIVNKLASEGLVNIEDSGNKPMPYYRVSEKGYRLIKNTDADNNVP, from the coding sequence ATGATAACTGAAACAGAGTTTAACGTACTGAAAGTTATGGCTGAAAAAGATATTAACTGGAACTGGATGAATCTAGATCGCGCGCTGTCCATGAAAAAAATCCCGGGATTCAGCAATGTCGTTAATATTGTGAATAAACTGGCTAGCGAAGGATTGGTAAATATCGAGGATAGCGGGAATAAACCCATGCCTTACTACCGCGTATCTGAAAAAGGATACAGGTTAATCAAGAATACTGATGCTGACAATAACGTACCATAA
- a CDS encoding YrhB domain-containing protein has translation MISYKEAINKANKYLYDADTPVVITLHGRFAEGCFFCFESREYLETGDNAARLAGNAPFIIDKDSGEIFDLGTAWPLEKYLKDYEESKKTRSYAYSDAINYDN, from the coding sequence GTGATCTCTTACAAAGAAGCCATAAACAAAGCCAATAAATATCTTTACGATGCGGATACTCCTGTCGTTATCACACTCCATGGACGGTTTGCAGAAGGTTGTTTTTTTTGCTTCGAGTCCAGGGAATACCTTGAAACCGGAGACAACGCTGCCCGTCTGGCAGGAAACGCTCCATTCATCATCGATAAAGATAGTGGTGAAATCTTTGATTTAGGCACTGCCTGGCCGCTGGAGAAATATTTAAAAGACTACGAAGAAAGCAAAAAAACACGAAGCTACGCTTACTCGGATGCGATTAACTATGATAACTGA